Within the Glycine max cultivar Williams 82 chromosome 12, Glycine_max_v4.0, whole genome shotgun sequence genome, the region gtttctggaactgacaaacaaccatcaaaacccgGCGCGACCCCTTGGCCTTGGGCTGTAACCGGTGCCAAACACCATAATTCAATTAACAATGATCAAAACATCATATCCGAATGAGAAAAACATTATacctggatgaaattagggtctaacAGTTTAGGGGCGTACCTTTTTGTTCCACGGAGTTGCAAACACCAATTGTTGTTTCAGTATGGTGCTTTTTGCCTCTTTCGCATAGTTCGGTGTTGTTGCCCTAACACTGATAGAGAAAAGCTTGGGTGTTTGGGGTTTTGAGACGAAGGATGGATAAAATCTTGGAGAACAATAAAAAGGGGTGTGTGTGGCCTAAGGGTAGGCTACTACcaatttatagagaaaaaagtGATGTCAAAGGTGACATGACCCTTTAGTTCGTGCATTGCAACCACACACAATCATTGCGACATTTGGTTTTCGTGATAGGGAAAAACTCACGAATTGGGACATGAGATGTGGCAGGGCACATAGACATGCATTGAATGCCTCAAACGGCGAAGCGATGCTTTGTTCAGAGGCGTAGTGAACACGTTTCTCAAAGCGAGAGTTGACACATAAGGAACGTATCTCGTCAGAGTGACATGACCCTTGAGTTTATGACCCTCCAAGTCAGATCATAATCCAGTCCTCGTTACTTAGCCTTAACGTACTTTCTACTTGAGGCTCGAGGGTTGTGTAACCTCTGGGTCAGATCGTAAGCTAGTCCTCATAACTTAACATCGACACACTTTGTGCTTAAGGTTCTAGGGTTGTGTTCCCTTCGGGTCGAATCATAATTTGATCCTCGTAACTTAGCCACTACGCACTTTGTGCTTGATGCTCGAGGGTTGTGTACACTCTAGGTCGAATCATAATCTGATCCTTGTAACTAGCCTCTATGCACTTTGTGCTTAATGCTTGAAGCTTGTGTACCCTTCAGGTCGGATCGTAATCTGATCCTCCTAACTTAGCCTTTACGCATGTACCCTCTGCGCTAGACTGTAATTTGATCCTCATAATATGATCTCATCTCGATTATTTGGTTTGATCAATATCAATACCAATCTCCCTACAACCATGCCTGAGATCTTCAAAAGTGGGATTCCAACGACTTGATACGTTTAACCACCCTTAACCTATGAATATCAGGAGAGTGAGAAATGACATAAATCAATTAGGATAAAAGACACCCATCTTGATCTAGGAAGGCAGGTTAGACATTATACTTTACTTGAATGCTCTGGAAGAGATCGCCTTCACATACGGGAAAACCTTTTTTAGAATAgatttaaagatgaaaaataatcaCATTGCGAAAACTAGATGCATCTGTCAataattctttttcatttgtttttcttcttcaaactaataactaacaacattaattttgaattttgatacattttttttacactataaattaattaaaactcattttaaaatattgattttaaatcatttttataaaattaacaatttttttattatataacaatttataattaaatgaaagttTATATGAATCCAATTAATTCATAACTACAATCCTTTaaatttgtgttatttataCACTAACTCGTATAATATTTTATGCAACGACACTtttcttatttatctttttctacaATATCACTCATCAGTCATGGCATTTCATACTTCTCTCTTTCCCGTTGTTTTGAAGTTCATTATACGACTCATATCATCCAATCTTTTACTTGTAATCAGTTTTCAAATAAGCGACACTGTCTGtgtgaatatttaattatatttgattaacGAAGTCCTATAGTATTAATAGATGGATAATGCTGACTCGCCTGACGCCTACAACAAGGACTTAAGCTAACTATTGTAAATTGAATTGAACCATCGACGACTAGTCACCGTGACAACTTTAATAATAGTCATCTTAATTCCTAAGTATTTCAAAACAaactaatagaaaataataactagataaaaaatgtcaattttataaattaaacttattattattattattattaattcatttataaatttaattattcatcattaatcttataaaagatataattcaaaaaaattaattaatgttatatattcaaaagttaaaataacaattatttcataatttatttttttatatgacaaTTATAACATGAGGGAAAGACCGAAAGAGtagtatatttaatttctttcaaagaatagaaaaatgagATATGTCTGAGGTCATTTACACGAGTTAGTTAGGGAACCACTGAAcattttaaattactaattatCATATGTTGaacttaattataaaagtaTTGATTAAGAATGTTATATCTCCTAACATAGTGGGGACCCAATTATAATCTCATATAAGTCAAACGATGGCGACGTGGCAGAATCTGCATGGCACGTAGAAATAAAAAGATCAAGTTGCCCAATTGCAAAGTGCAAAGTGCATATGAATGTGATCCTGTGGGCTCACAAACGCTCACAGCCTTTGATGTCAAAATTAACTGGGGAGTGAATAGTTGTTAGATTGAAAAATCTATCAACTTTATAATTTACTGTACACATCTAtcattttaaagacaaaatatattcatatttttttaatattttagtaacattgttgcttttaatattcttactttttagtccttataatttgaaagtaatttttttaatttctatattttaaattttaattttcttttaatctctgtagtttaataatattttttaatccatatagtttatattttaattttttttaagttcctataagtgatatttttagttcttataatttgtattttaattatcttttagtccttattaaaaaaaataattagtttacaaattagttataaattatcaattatttttttattacaaattatattataataaattaattacaaattatttactaatatttttatagttaattataattgataatattactcatattttgatggtaagaactaaaatggaattaaaatataaaatatagggattaaaaagaccactttcaaactatagagaTTAAAAGAGAATAAGAATACTAATGATAAGGACTaaacaaatcactttcaaaactatagagataaaagagaattaaaatgtaaattatagggactaaaaaaactattttcaaactataagaACCAAAAAGATAAGAATTGTGAAACTATAAGGaccaaaatgaataatttaaccttcttgtttttattttcatagattctcttcaattttataaattaaaaggaagGCACGCTGcgtgtataaattatatttaaatgtacaactaaataataatgtaataactTATATGTTATTGATATAAATGATACTCATTAgatattttaagtaatttttcgagtttaaattttatgaataaaaaataaatataattaggaAGAGAGAATCTTATCTTAGtcagattttgttaaaattaataattggaAAAGTTAATGAATATTCAATAAAatgctaaaataataataatataagagtATATTAAATcgtcaaaattaataattgggAAAGTTAATGAATATTCAGTAACatgctaaaataataataatataagagtAGATTAAATGTGGATATACATATGagacaaaataaagaaaagatattAAGTTCACATGTGCATATAATTTGTGCTATATTTTATCATGGAGGGGGTGCAATTTAGAGAGAACCCAAATCCCAGATACCACAACACAACACTACACTTTGGTCGTGTTTCATCTTTTTCTCCGAGAAAGAGCCACCCCACGTTTcactttcactttttattttctgcttTGGGAAATGATGCCATTGTCGTCCCTCGCAAAGCAAAACCCCATCATCAGACTCTAGTCCATTCTCGCTTTCCTCTTCCCCCCCTTTTGAGCACGTAAGAATCCTCCGATTCTGAACCGAGGCACGTGACGTGTGCTCGAGcgtgtgtgtgtttttggccatggagaaggaagaggacAAGTACGCGAAGGAATTGGAAGTGGCCGTTAGGGTGGTCCACGTGGCGTGTGCTCTCTGCGGGAGGGTGCAGGAGAGGCTCCTTGCCACCACCAATGATCACGTTGTGGCCAAGGATGATGATTCTCCCGTTACTGTCGCAGGTATTtgcattcaattttaatttgaaagtactcatgtgcaatttttttcttcttgaaaatgGGGTTGTTGTGAATTTGATAATTGGTGTTGGGTTTGatctttattttggtttttgggTGGTGTGGAAAAGTGTGCATTCGAGTCATCATTTGATAGTTGCTAGGAAAATTGGATTTTTGGTACGAGGAATGGAATGAGGTTGTCAAAATCTTTGTTTCCGCTGGTGATATGATGAagtattgaaattgaaatcttCAATGGGTAATGTAGCTTCAAGATTTATGTGGCACGATAGGGAAAATTTTCTCTTTCGTAAAGTATTGAAGTGTGTTGTGATTAGGATGGAACAGTTTCGAAATTAGTCCAGTGAagtattctgttttttttttaatagtgaaaCTGGAATCTTTAGTGGGTAATTTAGCTTAAATCGTGATTCTAAGGGCttgtttggtttttattttcaaagactgttttttagttttcaaaatgcAACTTAACAAGGTTGATCACACAGTTGGTGGAGGGTGATGCATGTCACATACATAGCAGAGTGTAGAACTGAGGTAGAGGTTGAACAAGATGAAAAcataagaagaaaatgagaaaacatCTCCCAgctgtttttggtttttaaaattcTTGTTTCAGAAactcttagaatgtgggttGTGGGCCTAAATCAACCCTACATAACCGGCTTGTAAGGTAAGGGCTGTCCCCTACTTATATACATTAATTTGATCATATCTCTAGTTGATGTGGGATAAACCAGTAAACCCCCACCCTCAAGGTTGCACTTCACGTAACCCCCAAAGAGGCCGCAACTTAGGCTGTCTAAGGGGGGTGTCTGTAGTTACCGTGTCATTTTCaacggaaacaattttcaaaacttaataGACTTTGAATGAGAAATTGATTGCTAAATAGTGCAAAATTGTTCTAAAAAACAGTTTTTAAAACTGTAATGTGAGAAGAGAATCAAACAGAGCCTAAAATTCTATCATGAAGATttccattcttttttctttccttttctatttctttgTTGAAGTCTGTATTGTTTCTTTTGGAGCTCTGACTGGACACTGAAGTGCTAGGATAATTCTTAAGTAGATTATCtgatatcacattttttttcataatttaatacattaatttgATCTTGGAATCATAATAGAATCTCTCTATTTATCCTAGTCCTTTGTTAATGGTGTCATTATAATTGCATTGTATGTGTCTTATAGACTTGTGATTTTAGCATCCACTCTACACCCACTTGTTCATCTAATATGCTGTATTCTATAATAAAGCTAAGATGCTGTGGCCATGGTAAGGgaccataaaatataaaacaacttGTTAGAGAAAAGTACATTGTTCATTGGAGCTTGGGTATTTGTTTCTTTAACAGTGTTGGTGAACTTTTCCATTAAAGTTGTTGAGAAACTTCAGCTGTATCTAAAGCTTAAGCTGTTAGATGAAAGCtcatgtttgattttatatttaacacATTCCCTATCAAAGAGCCCTTCGAACTTGTAGGCTGGACTATGCATAAGCCTACCTAGCTTATGCTCAAAttcaacttttatttataagagtGAGGGCAGAAAGGATTAAACTCCTAACTATATCATAGAGGCTATGATACTATGTCATGAACTAGTTATctcaaaatgattttatattaataagcTATTTCATATCAGGAATTCTAATCTGTGACATCATTTGTATCATGAGATAAATCTGGTGTGTGTGCACAGATGCACGCTAGTTATACATCTAGGTTGGTGGTTGAAATTATGTGAAAGATTTTGTACATATCTATTTTAAGTTTACACCAAATCTGCATGATGGTTCTTGCTGGATTAGATTTCCTTGATCTCAGATTCATAATCATAAACGGTCAGAAATGCATAAGCTGCCTGTAAATTGACATAAGCCTTCTGGCCTAGTTGAAAAGTTTCTGGTGTGAATATCCACTTACCCTATTGCATAGTGCACTCTAACATTTTAATGCAGATGAAAGAAACATATTAGTTCGTCCATTATCATCCAGCTGGACTGGAgcattcaatatatattttttcatcacAAATTGTTATAGTAAATGTTAAACCTTGTATCAACCCCAAAAAAACTCGTCTTGGATGCTTTCGTGATCTCTATGCCTTGAGGGTTAGTCCCATGGCTTCTGGCTGTGGGGATACCTTGGttacagcaaaaaagaaaaaaaaaaaaggagaatccATTAAGTTGAGTATGGATTAAATTTACTCTTTGGAAATATTTCGGACACGGTGTATTTTTCCCTTCATTTCATGGTGCCACATTGTTTTCATGGCAGCATacgtttctttttttatgtttggtttCCAGTTGGTgtaaatcatattaatattgCAGCTGgaaggttttaattttttttatttatttatgtaaatccGTAAATATAAAGTTAGCTTGATCAACATTTAGAGTTTTTGGTATTTTACTTTGATTGAGCATATGACTGAGCAATGTTTGAATGTCAACTTGTCATTTTCAAGTTGTGACTACTTAGAAACTGTTAAACCTGTTTTATGGGACTTCATACGGGTGGAGActtcttcatttttgttatttgtgACAGTTCAAAGATCCAAGCTCTCACGTACTGCACATGTTTGCTTCTACAAAGTGGAGCTAATACCActcttgtgttttttctttctctagtagatattattaattttcacaattttgCAGTCAGACAAACTAATTTGTTTATACTACTATAGCCCTGAAACAAATCAGTCATATTAGAAATAGAGATATTTTAATCTACTATTAGTATCATGCTGCATTTTATCCTTGCACATTCATCCATGGTGCTCAAAGTTTTTGTTTCTGGTGCAAATGTTGCTCACAGTTAATTGACTGattatttcatttcatatcTCTTGCATGAGAAGACTTTAGTGTTCAAGCAACTATTAGTTGGTTACTATCAGAAATTTTGGGGGTTCAAAATGTGTCAATCGTTGCCGAAGAAGACATAGAAACCATCTCCAAGGATGAATCAGCAAGCTTACTGGAAGCTGTTGTGAATACTGTGAATGAATCTTTGGCTTTTGCATCCAAGTATGGTCTTCAATGTCCAGAGACAACTCTAGGGACGCCTGAAGTTCTTGAGGCCATTGCCCGTTGCAACTCAACTGGAGGCCCCAGGGGAAGATATTGGGTACTTGACCCTGTTGATGGCACATTAGGATTTGTACGTGGCGATCAGTATGCTGTTGCTCTAGCTCTGATTGAGGATGGAAAAGTTGTTCTTGGAGTTCTGGGGTGTCCTAATTACCCAGTAAAGATAGAATGGCTTAATTATCATTACCAGCATCATCAAACAATGCCAGAGTCGTCTCTAAAAACTCCTGATACCGGGGGAAAAGGATGTGTATTGTATGCAAGAAAAGGCAGTGGTGAGGCATGGCTGCAGTCATTAATTGATGGAGATAACATGCTAGAGTGGCCAAATTGTGCTAGGCTTATTCGTGTTTCTTCGATTGATGATCCGGCATTGGCAACTCTCTGTGAACCAGTGGAAAGGGCAAACTCAAACCATTCATTCACAGCTGGACTTGCTCACAGTGTGGGACTTAGGTATAATATTTTCCTCATTTTTTCCCTATCAAAATGTCCAAAATTTTGATCTATTTCACTCACAAATTGACTGAAAGTACTTCCATATAATTGCATTTCAATGAAAGGATGATGCTAAAATGTTTAAGATTTAACTTCCATGACTAACCATTTCTAGATCTACAATAGGGTCAATACAAGTAGAAACTAGTCTGTGTTATTTACAGTATTAGAAGTAGTGAAAAGAATATAAACAAGAGCTAGACGTTCTAATTCTTGGTACTTCAATGGAAATTATAAGAAGCAGAAAAATTTCTTGGACAACTTTCAGATCATAGAAATTGGTTTGTctattacatataatttttttactgctaTCGTTGGAAATTAGAAAGTTATAACTGAATTtgtaaattaatgatgataataagTTAACATATAGAGATTTAGGTAGTGTTTGCCTCAACCTTTTCTAGTTATTCTTCTCCTTAAAAGGAGAAATTAGGCCAAACACATTTAGAGaagaacttttaaaaatttaaggagtttatttttataaaagaaaaaggggaaaagtagctttaaaaaaaattgatgtagtTTTTGAAGATAAATTGCACACTTTAGCCTCCCTCTCCTTTTCATCCAGACTAGAACTACTTGATGTAGGCCACAGAAACAAAACTTTTAGTTTTAAAGAAGTTTTAAGCTAAATCTGACAAATAATCtcttatttaacttttaaactcttattttttactttaacttTAAAGTAGCttttaagaaggaaaaaagaaaagaaaaagcagGCAGGTTCAATTCTCTAATGCATTTCCTTGAAAGGAATTATGAACCAGGCACTTTACTTGTAGCTTGTTTAGTCCTATGGTTTCATTGTCAACAAGTGTTATGGTGAAAGGTTCAGTACAACTATACAAGTTTCTATTTACTGAAATTCCATGTTTGCAATTTCTTTCAGAATTGTACCTGAGCTtatgacttttttatttttcttttttgaaaacgATTTCTGGTATTGAATTGCTCTTCCCTTTCAAAATCTTTTACAGAAAACAGCCCTTGCGCGTGCACAGCATGGTAAAATACGCAGCAATAGCCCGAGGAGACGCGGAGATATTCATGAAATTTGCAAAGTGCGGCTACAAGGAGAAGATATGGGATCATGCTGCTGGTGTTGTTATTGTTGAAGAGGCTGGTGGTGTGGTAACTGATGCCGGGGGGCGCCCACTGGACTTTTCAAAGGGAATGTACTTAGAAGGTCTTGACAGAGGCATAATTGCATGCTCTGGTGTCGCAttgcatgaaaaattaattgatgcTGTTTATGCTAGCTGGGACTCCTCAAATTTATGAGCCTTTCTTTCCTCTATCAATAAGGCAAAATTTTGGCAGAGGCAATTTGGATTACttattttcttaatctttttttttttgtatgcatatTAGTAGACAGTAACTAGCTAACTTTCCTCTATACAGATAGCATATATTGTATTAAACTGAAGATACTTTTATATGAGGGATTTAGCTCCTGTATGAAACAAGGGAGTATactttaaaggaaaaaagaataattataacCATTGATTTAGAAATCAAAAGGGGTGTTTGATTTGACCAAAATGTTCcccttcttttgttttctatttttacttttaattacaaaaatgtcaaatcatgttttctttgtttctggTTTTCAAAAGATTGTATAGGGAACaatgaaaataacttttattgttttttattttaattttttcactgTCTTTTATAAACTTctgaaaacaggaaacaaagtgaaaataatgcgatatatttgtaattaaaccctaaaacaaaatctGTTTTTAAACTAAACAGTCTTTAATATTCATATACAAATGCATTTTGTAATCTCAATTTGGTAGCACTCATTTTAGATGAGTCAGATCTATATTTGTGCCTCTTCACATAGCCAAATGCCACACATTGTGATGTGAAAAtaggatataaaaaaataaaggtctcTTTGGTTTGATaaatgtcttttatttttataaataatttaaagtatATTAGTATTAGTAATTTTTACTTTGTATCTCATTGCTAAAGATTTATATTGGAAGCAATAAAACAACAAAGTcttgtttttactatttttaatcaattgcttttgaaaatagaaacaaattaaaaatcaagtgacatttttatattttcttagaaatacaaatattattttaaaaaaaccttactactttaaaaaattataaccaaGAACAATTTTATATCATCCCAGTCaatgattttaataattttcctAATTGTgcgaaaaaattaaaattttaatattttctgtaTGTTTATTTAGAATCTtgtatttagaaaatgaaaaaaataaatattttgaaattgttgaattagaaaaaatattagtcACCTAGTGATAAATCATAGTTTAAATACATTCAAATTAAGTATTTGACATTATctcaaataacatttttatttgtctatacttattataatattaaaattgtttatttttatttaatatttgggtcaaattttttatttattaaataatataaagatgAGGAGGAATCGAATCATACTGGTGTAACTTTGATAACTATTACACCATTCTATAACTTTTAACtagataatattttcttaaaatttattgttggaTTGAGAGTTCTTTTCACGAAGATCATAAATGCAAAATTTcacattaattcaaaattaccTCTTTTACATAGACTACAATTAACCtaatataaacatttcaaaatatattaaaatatgaataatttgattacctttttattgttcaattttgacaaaatttaatatagacATCTTGATAATGTATAGATATAGTTCAATAGTTGGATtagtaaaaattactttttatatcaaattatcaaatagtgtaataattataaaaaatatgttaatataatttcatCTCTCATTAAagatataatattattcattttggCCCTCCTAGTGTTGCGTTCTTGTctttacttgaaaaataaatagggGGTTGCTTTGGGCACCAACACAATTGCTCGTACACCCAACAAATTATGTGAagtggcaaaaatgtctttcacttaatttttaaaagcataAACGTTTCCTTCCTTCTCCCGCTACAGTACTGCTTGCGTCTTCTCTTTGTGTAAGTATCTTCATTGTCGCGCCTCCACCGCCGTCGTTCGCGCCACCAATGACCGCCAATGTAGTCGTCGTCTTGTTCTTCATCGTCGCTGTAAGTCTTTCTTCCTCTCTGTTGGTTTTATTGCGCATGTATGGTTGGGGGATTGGGGATCCATATAAGGCATAGATCCGTATAAGCCATACAAATTGCCAATTCGTAGGCCTTATATGGATTGTTAATTCGTatgcttatttttaattttaatttattaattaataaattaataatacagtaacttattagtttaaaattaatttaatattttattttaaacaatatttaattaataaatatatattgttgtgtatttaaaatatgtatttatttaatttattatattttttttgtaagttggtttttaataatgaattaattcaataaataatgattgtatgtttttttgtttaagaaattaaattatatttgaaatttgaaataattatttgtaaaatactttaatatgattgattcaaaatttttataagtatatattgtACAAATTAGTGTAACAAgaaaatgtatatatgtaaatgacaattttttttatggatgtAGTCATATAAGTATTTTGAtactaatagtaataaatttttatataaacagtATTGGGTAgtgtaaaaataaaactcatttattggaaatttaaaaatttgtggtaagatttttataatatatttaagtgCAAAAAAATTAGTGATGTGCAGTCtaagaattttattaaaaaatttgtgtattgatttatgaatatataaaagtattaaaaaagttaaataaaaatttaataaatatatatttatgaaagtGAACTATTATTTGAATGATGTCATTAATTGTTAATGATGCttttaatgtgaaaattatGGTTAAAACTAGAGCTTTGGGTTAGGCTTTAGGTAGAGTTATAAGAAGAACCTTAGGGAGAGAAGTAAGTCGTGATGTCGATGAAGGCCCCCAGCGGCAAAGACTCACAATATCTGCAGGTAAGCAACGAGAAGCTGCACCTGTTGCTGAGGATGTTCAACATGTGTTGATGTCGAGGGTTTTCCAAGCGGGCCCCGATAACTAATGTGCATAAgtaaattatgtaattaaaacatataaaaataacaatattctcccatttttattgcttttttttttg harbors:
- the LOC100806320 gene encoding PAP-specific phosphatase HAL2-like; translated protein: MEKEEDKYAKELEVAVRVVHVACALCGRVQERLLATTNDHVVAKDDDSPVTVADFSVQATISWLLSEILGVQNVSIVAEEDIETISKDESASLLEAVVNTVNESLAFASKYGLQCPETTLGTPEVLEAIARCNSTGGPRGRYWVLDPVDGTLGFVRGDQYAVALALIEDGKVVLGVLGCPNYPVKIEWLNYHYQHHQTMPESSLKTPDTGGKGCVLYARKGSGEAWLQSLIDGDNMLEWPNCARLIRVSSIDDPALATLCEPVERANSNHSFTAGLAHSVGLRKQPLRVHSMVKYAAIARGDAEIFMKFAKCGYKEKIWDHAAGVVIVEEAGGVVTDAGGRPLDFSKGMYLEGLDRGIIACSGVALHEKLIDAVYASWDSSNL